One Bacillota bacterium genomic window, TATATAATTCATTAAATTCGGAGTAATTATCCATGTTTGTTAAGTAAACGGTGGTCTTAACAACGTAATCTAATGATGATCCTGAAGCTATTAATACCTTTTCTAAATTATATAGCGCATGATTTGTTTGTGATTTAAAACCACCAGATACTATCTGACCACTTTCAGGATGTAAGGGTAATTGTCCTGACGCAAATATGTAATTATCACACTTTATAGATTGTGAATATGGCCCCACTGCTGCTGGTGCATCATCTGAATTTATTTGAATTGGTATCATAATCAACTTCTCCTTGTCATTATTAATTCTAATGCTTGGTTATAATAAATCATTATTCTTAGCTACGCGTGCTTC contains:
- a CDS encoding Rid family detoxifying hydrolase, whose amino-acid sequence is MIPIQINSDDAPAAVGPYSQSIKCDNYIFASGQLPLHPESGQIVSGGFKSQTNHALYNLEKVLIASGSSLDYVVKTTVYLTNMDNYSEFNELYTKCFGKSKPARTCIEVNRLPKNVLIEIDAIAVAPDK